From Halanaeroarchaeum sulfurireducens, a single genomic window includes:
- the arcC gene encoding carbamate kinase, with the protein MGRIIVALGGNTLLPMDDETMAGQRRRVRAAVENLARLDEAGHDFVLTHGNGPQVGNLMLQQEQSDAGPRFPLDVLVAETQAQLGYILQQELGNVLEESVTTVITQVRVDAHDEAFEHPTKPVGPHYSESEGRSKPFQTKQVTRPDGTTTYRRVVPSPDPIEVVEADRIETLVADGKTVICAGGGGIPVVRERGQLRGVEAVIDKDRASALVADEIDATMLLLLTDVDAAYTDFGSADQAPIEEASVTELRELLADGEFAEGSMKPKVEAAIDFVESQGERAIITSTDVMDDALAGDAGTQVLP; encoded by the coding sequence ATGGGTCGAATCATCGTCGCTCTGGGCGGAAACACCCTCCTCCCGATGGACGACGAGACGATGGCGGGACAACGCCGTCGGGTCAGGGCGGCCGTCGAGAACCTCGCCCGCCTCGACGAGGCCGGACACGACTTCGTGTTGACCCACGGTAACGGCCCACAGGTCGGCAACCTGATGCTCCAACAGGAACAGTCGGACGCGGGCCCGCGATTTCCCCTGGACGTCCTGGTCGCCGAGACGCAGGCACAACTCGGGTACATCCTCCAGCAGGAATTGGGAAACGTCCTCGAGGAGTCGGTCACCACGGTCATCACACAAGTACGCGTCGACGCACACGACGAGGCCTTCGAACACCCGACGAAACCGGTCGGTCCCCACTACTCCGAATCTGAGGGACGCTCCAAGCCGTTCCAGACGAAACAGGTGACTCGACCCGATGGCACAACGACATACCGGCGAGTCGTCCCCTCGCCCGATCCAATCGAAGTCGTCGAGGCCGACCGGATCGAGACGCTCGTCGCGGACGGCAAGACGGTCATCTGCGCGGGCGGCGGCGGAATCCCGGTCGTCCGTGAGCGTGGACAGCTCCGCGGTGTCGAGGCAGTCATCGACAAGGATCGGGCAAGTGCGCTCGTCGCGGACGAAATCGACGCGACGATGCTGTTGTTATTGACCGACGTCGACGCCGCCTACACGGATTTCGGATCCGCAGATCAGGCACCCATCGAGGAGGCGTCGGTGACGGAGTTACGCGAACTGCTCGCAGACGGGGAGTTCGCCGAGGGAAGCATGAAACCGAAGGTCGAGGCCGCGATCGACTTCGTGGAGTCCCAGGGGGAACGGGCCATAATAACGTCCACCGACGTGATGGACGACGCACTCGCCGGTGACGCCGGCACGCAGGTACTACCATAA
- a CDS encoding basic amino acid ABC transporter substrate-binding protein: MEGNRGVLNRRAYLKTVGASGAIALTAQAGCLGGDGDAATLTAATAPGFPPFELKEGGELVGFDIDLLEAVIEETDYTLGSWEEFEFDSLIPALKNENVDVVAAAMTINDERDQTIDFSDPYYSADQSILVAEDAEFEPATLDDLADRPVGAQSGTTGEDVVEDQLIANEIISEGQYNSYGNYVLAVEDLLGGNIDAVVLDTPVAQTFASNRPVTVAFVYETGENYGFGIREGATELQTGLNEGLQAVRDDGTYEDITAKWFTE, translated from the coding sequence ATGGAAGGAAATCGCGGGGTCCTGAACCGGCGGGCGTACCTGAAGACGGTGGGGGCGAGTGGAGCCATCGCGCTCACGGCCCAGGCCGGCTGTCTGGGGGGCGATGGCGATGCGGCGACGCTCACGGCTGCCACTGCGCCTGGGTTCCCTCCGTTCGAGCTGAAAGAGGGTGGTGAACTGGTCGGCTTCGATATTGACCTCCTGGAGGCGGTCATCGAGGAGACCGACTACACGCTCGGGTCGTGGGAGGAGTTCGAATTCGATTCGCTGATCCCTGCCCTGAAAAACGAGAACGTCGACGTCGTCGCCGCAGCGATGACCATCAACGACGAGCGCGATCAGACCATCGACTTCTCCGATCCCTACTACTCGGCCGACCAGTCGATACTGGTGGCCGAGGACGCCGAGTTCGAGCCAGCAACGCTCGACGACCTGGCCGATCGCCCGGTCGGCGCCCAGTCGGGGACGACCGGCGAAGACGTCGTCGAGGATCAGCTCATCGCGAACGAGATCATCTCCGAGGGGCAGTACAACAGCTACGGAAATTACGTCCTCGCCGTCGAGGACCTCCTCGGCGGCAACATCGACGCCGTCGTTCTCGACACGCCGGTCGCCCAGACGTTCGCATCGAATCGACCGGTCACGGTCGCCTTCGTGTACGAGACCGGCGAGAACTACGGCTTCGGCATTCGCGAAGGGGCCACCGAACTGCAAACCGGGCTCAACGAGGGGCTCCAGGCGGTCCGCGACGATGGCACCTACGAGGACATCACCGCAAAGTGGTTCACGGAATAA
- a CDS encoding amino acid ABC transporter permease produces MNGLFGVLAQAQIGDWGFVLQNWDYLAGGLWLTVQLTLLSIVLGFVVGFPAGAVEVYGNKYAATPVKVAGTVLRGTPLLVILIFAYFVAPIGSAFLAAILGLGLRSAAYQTQIFRGSLQSVGEGQMNAARAIGMTKLEAIYHVVVPQALRRSVPSFQNEFTIVLKDTSLAFAIGFAELLTRSYDLFVQRTTAVLEVILFVSAIYFVLTFTTNRALDRLSDRYEIPSGESQ; encoded by the coding sequence ATGAATGGGCTTTTCGGCGTTCTCGCGCAGGCACAGATTGGTGACTGGGGATTCGTTCTCCAGAACTGGGACTATCTCGCCGGCGGCCTCTGGCTGACGGTTCAGTTGACCCTCCTCAGCATCGTGCTGGGGTTCGTCGTGGGCTTCCCCGCCGGCGCCGTCGAGGTGTACGGCAACAAATACGCTGCGACCCCGGTCAAGGTCGCCGGCACGGTGCTGCGAGGAACGCCGCTACTCGTTATTTTGATTTTCGCGTACTTCGTGGCCCCTATCGGGTCCGCGTTCCTGGCAGCCATTCTCGGACTCGGACTGCGGAGCGCCGCCTATCAGACGCAGATCTTTCGGGGTTCATTACAGAGCGTGGGCGAGGGACAGATGAACGCCGCACGGGCTATCGGTATGACGAAACTCGAAGCGATCTATCACGTCGTGGTCCCACAGGCGCTCAGACGGAGCGTTCCCTCGTTTCAAAACGAATTCACCATCGTTCTCAAGGACACGTCTCTGGCTTTCGCCATCGGGTTCGCCGAGCTATTGACGCGCAGCTACGACCTGTTCGTCCAGCGCACGACCGCCGTTCTGGAAGTGATCCTCTTCGTGAGCGCGATCTACTTCGTGCTCACCTTCACCACGAATCGGGCCCTCGACCGCCTCTCGGATCGGTACGAAATCCCATCCGGTGAATCCCAATGA
- a CDS encoding amino acid ABC transporter ATP-binding protein: MTEPLLRVENLQKSYGDETVLTDVTFEMDEQDANVIIGPSGCGKSTLLRCINRLTAVDGGDIYLDGERTTAPGYDVNDLRRNVGMVFQDINLFAHLTALENVTLGLKRVLGMDSKAAQDKAMAELEQVGLGDKADSYPAELSGGQQQRVGIARALAMDPKLMLFDEPTSSLDPELTGEVVEVMQQLAEEGMTMLVVTHEMGFARSAATNVMFLEGGGFVEVGPPEQIFTDPEQARTAEFLERITEAELEGTR; the protein is encoded by the coding sequence ATGACTGAACCACTCCTCCGGGTCGAAAACCTACAGAAGAGCTACGGTGACGAAACGGTTTTGACCGACGTTACCTTCGAAATGGACGAGCAGGACGCCAACGTGATCATCGGTCCGAGCGGGTGCGGGAAGTCGACGCTGTTGCGGTGTATCAATCGGCTGACCGCAGTCGATGGCGGCGACATCTACCTCGACGGCGAACGAACGACCGCCCCTGGGTACGATGTGAACGACCTCCGCCGAAACGTCGGGATGGTCTTTCAGGACATCAATCTGTTCGCGCATCTGACGGCCCTGGAGAACGTGACGCTGGGACTCAAACGCGTTCTCGGCATGGACTCGAAGGCAGCTCAGGACAAGGCGATGGCCGAACTCGAACAGGTGGGACTGGGGGACAAAGCCGACTCCTATCCCGCAGAACTCTCCGGCGGCCAACAGCAGCGCGTCGGCATCGCGAGAGCCCTGGCGATGGACCCGAAGCTCATGCTCTTCGACGAACCGACGAGCTCCCTCGATCCGGAACTGACCGGTGAGGTCGTCGAGGTGATGCAGCAACTCGCCGAGGAGGGGATGACGATGCTCGTGGTCACACACGAGATGGGGTTCGCCCGGTCGGCAGCGACGAACGTCATGTTTCTCGAAGGCGGGGGATTCGTCGAGGTCGGCCCCCCCGAACAGATATTCACAGACCCCGAGCAAGCCCGCACGGCAGAGTTCCTGGAACGCATCACGGAAGCCGAGTTGGAGGGGACACGGTAA
- a CDS encoding amino acid ABC transporter permease, with amino-acid sequence MVSSREALDAGISVSTGGWAWRAFYLLFWGWLLARWLNGWFLSSITGIAPGQPFVDPALVEPISDSLAFALTHLPALAHGAWVTIVLTAVAIALGFVIAVPVSVARVYGGYSKWLSLAFTELIRGTPLLAQLFVLYYGLGLSSWIRGLPLVGVGPVPGQAFWVAIVGFTINSAAYQAEYIRSALLSVESGQLTAARGIGLSRFEGIRYVVLPQGLRYAIPAWSNELIYLIKYSSLAAFITVPELFKVAQRIASSNFRYTAIFSLVAVVYLGIIISASNVMDFVDESVAIPGLGQKRSR; translated from the coding sequence ATGGTTTCATCGCGGGAGGCTCTCGACGCTGGCATCTCGGTCTCGACGGGGGGCTGGGCCTGGCGTGCGTTTTACCTGCTCTTCTGGGGGTGGCTTCTGGCCCGCTGGCTGAACGGGTGGTTTCTCTCGTCGATAACCGGCATTGCGCCGGGTCAGCCGTTCGTCGATCCTGCCCTGGTCGAACCGATATCCGATTCCCTCGCGTTCGCGCTCACGCACTTGCCCGCACTCGCCCATGGGGCGTGGGTGACGATCGTCCTGACGGCCGTCGCCATCGCGCTGGGATTCGTCATCGCCGTTCCGGTGAGTGTCGCCCGCGTGTACGGCGGCTACTCGAAATGGCTCTCACTGGCATTTACCGAACTCATCCGGGGCACACCGCTTCTGGCTCAGCTGTTCGTTCTGTACTACGGTCTCGGCCTCTCCTCGTGGATCCGAGGACTGCCACTGGTGGGCGTCGGACCGGTTCCCGGCCAGGCGTTCTGGGTCGCCATCGTCGGATTCACGATCAACAGCGCGGCCTATCAGGCCGAATACATCAGGTCGGCGCTCCTCTCAGTGGAATCCGGGCAGTTGACTGCCGCGCGAGGGATCGGATTGAGTCGATTCGAGGGGATCCGGTACGTCGTCTTGCCACAGGGGCTCCGGTACGCTATCCCCGCCTGGTCGAACGAGCTGATCTACCTGATAAAGTACTCCTCGCTGGCGGCGTTCATCACCGTCCCGGAACTCTTCAAGGTAGCCCAGCGGATCGCGTCGTCGAACTTCCGGTACACCGCCATCTTCTCGCTCGTGGCCGTCGTCTACCTGGGGATCATCATCTCCGCATCGAACGTGATGGACTTCGTCGACGAATCGGTGGCAATCCCCGGACTCGGCCAGAAGCGATCGCGGTGA
- a CDS encoding NAD(P)/FAD-dependent oxidoreductase yields MSSPTVAIAGGGLAGLRTAERLASADVDVRLYEREPTIGGRVKTEREGAYQFDRGFQVLLTAYPAVRDALDLDALDLRRFPPGATVCRPNHRSTIADPIRAPRKLFETAFSRDVTVGDKFRIVSLRRDLRRRTVGDIFGDGDRTIREYLHDRGFSDRFVRQFAAPFYGGITLDRSLSTSKRVFEFTFKMFAEGHAAVPADGMGAVAEQLAGGARDAGATLETEATVERVEATDGGANVVVDGDRIEADAVVVATDPPTSAQLTDVASIPTSGNGCVTQYFTLSEGPPLESQRYIMLNASGEIPNQIAPIGVVAPEYAPDDETLLSATTLGDPSLSEEELADRTRETLASWYPEASVESISLEKTIRCSFAQFDQPPGIHESLPAVDDPDGMVYLAGDYTRSSSINGALESGATAARAVRRDLQQ; encoded by the coding sequence ATGTCTTCGCCCACAGTCGCGATCGCAGGCGGGGGGCTCGCCGGACTGCGAACGGCCGAACGCCTCGCGTCGGCCGACGTCGACGTCCGCCTGTACGAGCGCGAACCCACGATCGGCGGCCGCGTCAAAACCGAACGGGAGGGGGCGTACCAGTTCGATCGGGGCTTTCAGGTACTCTTGACAGCGTATCCGGCGGTTAGGGATGCTCTGGATTTGGACGCCCTCGACCTCCGTCGGTTCCCACCCGGTGCCACGGTCTGTCGGCCCAACCACCGGTCCACCATCGCCGACCCGATTCGCGCACCTCGAAAACTGTTCGAAACGGCCTTCAGTCGAGACGTGACCGTCGGTGACAAATTCCGCATCGTCTCCTTGCGACGCGATCTCAGACGACGAACGGTCGGGGACATTTTCGGCGACGGTGACCGGACGATCCGCGAATATCTCCACGACCGCGGATTCTCGGATCGATTCGTGCGCCAGTTCGCGGCGCCGTTCTACGGCGGGATCACCCTGGACCGGTCGCTCTCCACGTCGAAACGGGTCTTCGAGTTCACGTTCAAGATGTTTGCCGAGGGTCACGCGGCCGTTCCGGCCGACGGTATGGGCGCCGTCGCCGAGCAACTGGCCGGTGGGGCCCGGGACGCTGGCGCGACGCTCGAGACCGAAGCGACGGTCGAGCGAGTGGAGGCGACGGATGGGGGCGCGAACGTCGTCGTCGACGGAGACCGGATCGAGGCGGACGCGGTCGTGGTCGCGACCGACCCGCCGACGAGTGCACAACTGACGGACGTCGCGTCGATCCCGACCAGCGGGAACGGGTGTGTCACCCAGTATTTCACCCTCTCCGAGGGACCGCCGCTCGAATCACAGCGATACATCATGTTGAACGCCTCGGGCGAGATTCCCAATCAGATCGCGCCGATCGGCGTCGTGGCGCCCGAGTACGCGCCGGACGACGAGACGCTGTTGAGTGCAACGACCCTCGGCGATCCGTCGCTTTCCGAGGAGGAACTCGCCGACCGGACGCGGGAGACGCTCGCGAGCTGGTATCCCGAGGCGTCGGTCGAATCCATCTCTCTCGAGAAGACCATTCGCTGCTCATTCGCGCAGTTTGACCAGCCACCCGGAATTCACGAATCGTTGCCGGCCGTCGACGACCCCGACGGGATGGTCTATCTCGCCGGTGATTACACCCGCTCATCGTCGATCAATGGCGCCCTGGAGAGCGGGGCAACTGCCGCACGGGCCGTCCGCCGCGACCTACAACAGTGA
- a CDS encoding metallophosphoesterase, translating to MKTADFELVDRTLYLPAADTLVLADLHLGRDRSSAVELPVGERDDIHERIATHLELISPSHVVLAGDLLHSFDRVPTGVSESLRGVKDRIDDAGATVTVLQGNHDTMLSTLLSGPTQSEYRLSDDVIVAHGHRRPTVAAKRYVVGHEHPTILVEGARHPCALACADQFDGSEVIVVPAFTRLARGTLVNDLDAADSVSPLLTDLDRCRPIISTDDGPLEFPPLGTLRSLL from the coding sequence GTGAAGACGGCAGACTTCGAACTGGTGGATCGCACACTCTACCTGCCGGCTGCCGACACGCTCGTCCTCGCCGACCTGCACCTGGGTCGCGATCGCTCGTCCGCCGTCGAATTGCCCGTCGGTGAGCGGGACGACATTCACGAGAGGATCGCGACTCACCTCGAGCTCATTTCGCCGTCCCACGTCGTCCTCGCCGGCGACCTTCTGCACTCCTTCGACCGGGTTCCGACCGGAGTCTCCGAATCGCTGCGGGGCGTGAAAGATCGCATCGACGACGCGGGCGCGACGGTCACAGTCCTCCAGGGGAACCACGATACGATGTTGTCGACACTCCTGAGCGGGCCGACCCAGTCCGAATACCGACTGTCGGACGACGTGATCGTCGCACATGGACATCGGCGTCCAACGGTGGCCGCGAAGCGCTACGTCGTCGGCCATGAACACCCGACGATTCTCGTGGAGGGCGCCCGGCATCCCTGCGCCCTCGCGTGCGCCGACCAGTTCGACGGCTCCGAGGTGATCGTCGTCCCCGCGTTCACCCGACTGGCCAGGGGAACGCTCGTCAACGACCTCGACGCCGCGGACAGCGTCTCCCCCCTTCTTACGGACCTGGATCGCTGTCGGCCCATCATCTCCACGGACGACGGACCGCTCGAGTTCCCGCCGCTCGGAACCCTCCGCTCACTGTTGTAG
- a CDS encoding DUF7839 domain-containing protein, whose protein sequence is MTEVLEDKRTATRFRILVEIADRQPAVSQGEIATAVGVTSQAVSEYIRDLVDEDFVEKEGRSRYRVTNEGVDWLLRTASDVRRFADHVTDDVLGGVHEDAAIATGDIEVGDVVTLSMKDGLLHATPGDRGPATGVATTDATAGEDVGVSGFEGVMDFDPGSVTLYQVPPARSGGSDAVDAQALADPCENAPVVLAEGVEAVVAVRKAGLEPQSTFAAGDIAAAAAQRGVRVVVVVTADEVGRVTDPLRDAGTSYEVADWP, encoded by the coding sequence ATGACCGAGGTCCTGGAGGACAAACGGACGGCGACGCGGTTTCGCATCCTGGTCGAGATAGCCGACCGGCAACCTGCCGTGAGTCAGGGCGAGATCGCCACCGCTGTCGGCGTCACAAGCCAGGCCGTCTCGGAGTACATTCGCGACCTCGTCGACGAGGACTTCGTCGAGAAGGAGGGGCGATCGCGGTACCGCGTCACCAACGAAGGGGTCGACTGGTTACTCCGTACGGCGAGCGACGTTCGGCGATTCGCGGATCACGTGACCGACGACGTTCTGGGCGGTGTCCACGAGGACGCCGCCATCGCGACCGGCGATATCGAGGTCGGAGACGTTGTCACCCTCTCGATGAAGGACGGACTGCTCCACGCGACGCCCGGAGATAGGGGACCTGCGACCGGGGTCGCGACGACCGACGCGACGGCCGGCGAGGACGTTGGCGTCAGTGGGTTCGAGGGCGTCATGGACTTCGACCCGGGGTCGGTTACCCTCTACCAGGTACCCCCCGCCAGGTCGGGCGGGAGCGACGCGGTCGACGCCCAGGCGCTTGCTGACCCCTGCGAGAACGCCCCCGTCGTTCTCGCGGAGGGCGTCGAAGCCGTCGTTGCGGTTCGGAAAGCCGGCCTCGAACCGCAGTCCACGTTCGCCGCAGGCGACATAGCGGCCGCCGCCGCACAGCGGGGGGTGCGGGTGGTGGTCGTGGTGACGGCCGACGAGGTCGGTCGCGTGACGGATCCGCTTCGCGACGCTGGGACCTCCTACGAAGTCGCCGACTGGCCGTGA
- a CDS encoding proteasome assembly chaperone family protein, with amino-acid sequence MNEIEVEEVEAVELDYPVFIEGLPGVGHVGKLVAEHLVEEMESQLVRQVYSEHFPPQVVIDENGTGTLAHSKFYAIETEGRDLLVLTGNHQASDGAGHYRLTDVFLDIAESVGAEEVIALGGVPTGELIEDYSVLGAVSNEDRKTALENVGVEFREEEPEGGIVGTSGLLLGMGGRRGLDAACVMGETSGYVVDPMSARAVLEVLEDLLDIDVAYDALDDRAEEMEKVLGRLEEMDDGPSPGGEDDLRYIG; translated from the coding sequence ATGAACGAAATCGAAGTCGAGGAGGTCGAGGCCGTGGAACTCGACTACCCCGTCTTCATCGAGGGGTTGCCGGGGGTCGGTCACGTGGGGAAACTCGTCGCCGAACATCTCGTCGAGGAGATGGAGAGTCAGCTCGTCAGGCAGGTCTACTCCGAACACTTCCCGCCACAGGTGGTCATCGACGAGAATGGCACCGGGACCCTGGCCCACTCGAAATTCTACGCCATCGAAACCGAGGGACGGGATCTGCTCGTCTTGACAGGGAACCACCAGGCGAGTGACGGCGCTGGCCACTACCGACTCACGGACGTATTTCTCGACATCGCCGAGTCCGTTGGCGCTGAGGAGGTGATCGCTCTCGGCGGGGTTCCGACGGGAGAACTCATCGAGGACTACTCGGTCCTCGGAGCGGTTTCGAACGAGGATCGTAAGACGGCCCTCGAAAACGTCGGTGTCGAGTTTCGGGAAGAGGAACCGGAAGGCGGCATCGTGGGGACGAGCGGTCTCCTGCTTGGCATGGGTGGTCGGCGCGGGCTGGACGCGGCCTGTGTCATGGGCGAGACCAGCGGCTACGTCGTGGATCCGATGAGTGCTCGCGCGGTCCTCGAGGTGCTGGAGGATCTCCTCGATATCGACGTGGCGTACGACGCACTGGACGACCGGGCTGAAGAGATGGAAAAGGTCCTCGGTCGACTCGAAGAGATGGACGACGGCCCGAGCCCCGGCGGCGAAGACGACCTTCGATATATCGGATAG
- a CDS encoding RNA-protein complex protein Nop10 — protein MKADIRVCASWETEHDRPVYTLSSHCPECGGPTANSAPAPFDPADPYGEYRRALKRRVRE, from the coding sequence ATGAAAGCCGACATCCGGGTGTGTGCGTCGTGGGAAACCGAACACGACCGCCCGGTGTACACGCTCTCTTCTCACTGCCCCGAGTGTGGCGGCCCCACAGCTAACAGCGCTCCCGCACCGTTCGATCCCGCAGACCCCTACGGCGAGTACCGACGCGCTCTTAAGCGGCGCGTTCGCGAATAG
- a CDS encoding translation initiation factor IF-2 subunit alpha translates to MKYEGWPEQGELVVGKVDEIEDFGVFIDLEEYEDKRGLAHVSEVASGWIKNVRDHVSEGQTVVAKVLDVDESSQQIDLSIKDVNDHQRSDKIQEWKNEQKADKWLSLAFGEDMDDETFGRVANALLSEFGSLYDGFEQAAIHGKEALEPVDLSDDERDRIIETARENVSVPYVTVTGYVQLESPNPSGVDDVRGALEAAEGDGEVPDEIDLDVTYVGSPEYRIRVQAPNYKTAEDELEAAADRAITSIDEAGGTGTFHRDRQTDTE, encoded by the coding sequence ATGAAATACGAGGGGTGGCCCGAGCAGGGCGAGTTGGTCGTCGGAAAGGTCGACGAGATCGAGGATTTCGGGGTCTTCATCGACCTCGAGGAGTACGAGGACAAGCGCGGGCTGGCCCACGTCAGCGAAGTCGCCTCGGGGTGGATCAAGAACGTTCGCGACCACGTAAGCGAGGGGCAGACCGTCGTCGCGAAGGTCCTCGACGTCGACGAGTCCTCCCAGCAGATCGATCTCTCGATCAAGGACGTCAACGACCACCAGCGGTCCGACAAGATTCAGGAGTGGAAGAACGAACAGAAGGCCGATAAATGGCTCTCGCTCGCCTTCGGCGAGGATATGGACGACGAGACGTTCGGCCGCGTCGCAAACGCGCTCCTTTCCGAATTTGGCAGCCTGTACGACGGTTTCGAGCAGGCCGCCATTCACGGCAAGGAGGCACTCGAACCGGTCGATCTCTCCGACGACGAGCGCGATCGCATCATCGAAACCGCCCGTGAGAACGTCTCCGTTCCGTACGTGACGGTGACCGGGTACGTACAGCTCGAATCGCCCAACCCGAGCGGCGTCGACGACGTGCGCGGCGCCCTCGAGGCCGCGGAAGGGGACGGCGAGGTTCCCGATGAGATCGATCTGGACGTCACCTACGTCGGTTCGCCGGAGTACCGCATTCGGGTTCAGGCACCGAACTACAAGACCGCCGAGGACGAACTCGAGGCGGCCGCCGACCGCGCCATCACGTCCATCGACGAGGCGGGCGGTACCGGCACCTTCCATCGCGATCGTCAGACGGACACGGAATGA
- a CDS encoding 30S ribosomal protein S27e, with protein MAGRFITVQCPDCENEQTLFEKASTTVACAVCGNTLARPTGGLADIDADVTEVVEAR; from the coding sequence ATGGCAGGACGATTCATCACTGTTCAGTGCCCAGATTGTGAGAACGAACAGACGCTCTTCGAGAAGGCGTCGACAACGGTCGCCTGCGCCGTCTGCGGTAACACGCTCGCCCGGCCGACCGGTGGCCTGGCCGACATCGACGCCGACGTGACCGAGGTCGTCGAAGCGCGATGA
- a CDS encoding 50S ribosomal protein L44e, translating to MQIPRRITSYCPNCDTHTEIEIEKVRTGRQTGMKWAARQERRGKSTIGNAGKFSKVPGGDKPTKKTDFKYRCSECGNAHLREGWRAGKVEFQE from the coding sequence ATGCAGATTCCACGACGCATCACAAGCTACTGTCCGAACTGCGATACGCACACGGAGATCGAGATCGAAAAGGTCCGAACGGGCCGTCAGACCGGGATGAAATGGGCTGCCCGTCAGGAGCGACGCGGCAAGTCCACCATCGGGAACGCGGGCAAGTTCTCCAAGGTGCCAGGTGGCGATAAGCCCACCAAGAAAACGGACTTCAAGTATCGGTGCAGCGAGTGCGGCAACGCCCACCTCCGCGAGGGATGGCGCGCCGGCAAAGTCGAATTCCAGGAATAA
- a CDS encoding HAH_0734 family protein has product MKRIIIHGDPDVRKEGVVEVEGEEYTLFQVTRNGDWHGPDRVQLWCIAGSPDEREDFERRNFVPQFLEVDAVDAEDVTVKKRAGDLAI; this is encoded by the coding sequence ATGAAACGGATCATCATCCACGGCGACCCCGATGTCCGGAAGGAAGGCGTCGTCGAGGTCGAGGGCGAGGAATACACGTTGTTTCAGGTCACCCGGAACGGCGACTGGCACGGTCCCGATCGTGTCCAGCTCTGGTGTATCGCCGGTTCGCCCGATGAGCGTGAGGATTTCGAACGCCGCAACTTCGTCCCGCAGTTCCTCGAGGTCGACGCCGTGGACGCCGAGGACGTCACCGTGAAAAAGCGCGCCGGCGACCTCGCGATCTAA